A single genomic interval of Arachis duranensis cultivar V14167 chromosome 7, aradu.V14167.gnm2.J7QH, whole genome shotgun sequence harbors:
- the LOC107459009 gene encoding long chain acyl-CoA synthetase 9, chloroplastic, which translates to MHLQGCFRRNVTVVTIYASLGEEALCHSLNETEVTTVICAQKELKTLVGISGQLDSVKRVICMDDDIPSEASSVEHGWIVTSFANVEKLGRENPVDADLPHPADVAVIMYTSGSTGLPKGVMMTHANVLATVSAVMTIVPDLGRNDTYLAYLPMAHILELAAENLIAACGSAIGYGSPLTLTDTSNKIKKGTKGDATVLKPSLMAAVPAILDRVRDGVFKKVNATGGLSKKLFNLAYARRLQAVNGSWLGAWGLEKALWDFLVFRKVRAILGGRIRFILSGGAPLSGDTQRFINICLGAPIGQGYGLTETCAGGTFSDVDDTSVGRVGPPLPCSFIKLIDWPEGGYLTKDSPMPRGEIVIGGPNVTLGYFTLHELTSVSFMLKVDEKGMRWFYSGDIGRFHSDGCLEIIDRKKDIVKLQHGEYVSLGKVEAALSVSPFVDNIMLHADPIYNYCVALVVVSPSTLEDWASSKGIAYSNLSELCKREDTMKEVHASLVKEGKKARLEKFEIPAKIELLPEPWTPESGLVTAALKLKREAIRKAFHEVLLKLYA; encoded by the exons ATGCACCTTCAGGGTTGCTTCAGGCGAAATGTGACAGTTGTGACTATTTATGCATCATTGGGGGAGGAAGCGTTATGTCACTCACTCAATgag ACAGAGGTTACAACAGTGATATGTGCCCAAAAAGAACTGAAGACACTTGTAGGTATTAGTGGACAACTTGATTCAGTGAAACGTGTGATATGCATGGATGATGATATCCCATCTGAAGCCTCATCTGTTGAGCATGGCTGGATCGTAACTTCTTTTGCTAATGTAGAGAAGCTTGGTAGAGAAAACCCTGTTGATGCTGATTTACCTCATCCTGCTGATGTTGCCGTTATAATGTACACAAGTGGAAGTACAGGTTTACCTAAG GGTGTGATGATGACACATGCCAATGTCTTAGCAACTGTCTCTGCTGTGATGACAATTGTTCCTGACCTTGGGAGAAATGACACATATCTAGCATACTTACCAATGGCCCATATCCTTGAATTAGCAGCTGAG AATTTGATTGCAGCTTGTGGAAGTGCAATAGGATATGGATCTCCTCTGACCTTAACAGATACATCAAACAAGATTAAGAAAGGAACAAAGGGGGATGCTACAGTGTTGAAGCCATCATTAATGGCAGCAGTACCAGCAATACTTGATCGAGTGCGTGATGGAGTGTTCAAGAAG GTAAATGCAACTGGAGGGTTGTCAAAGAAGTTGTTCAACTTAGCCTATGCTCGCAGGTTGCAAGCAGTTAATGGTAGCTGGCTTGGAGCTTGGGGCTTGGAGAAGGCACTTTGGGACTTTCTTGTGTTTAGAAAGGTCCGGGCAATTCTAGGGGGTCGTATCCGTTTTATATTGTCTGGTGGTGCTCCTCTTTCTGGTGATACACAGAGATTCATCAATATTTGTCTTGG TGCTCCAATAGGTCAAGGATATGGTCTGACAGAGACTTGTGCTGGTGGGACATTCTCTGATGTTGATGATACATCTGTTGGTCGTGTTGGACCACCTCTTCCATGCTCATTTATTAAG CTAATTGATTGGCCTGAAGGTGGGTATCTAACAAAAGACTCACCCATGCCCCGGGGTGAAATTGTAATTGGTGGTCCAAACGTGACACTTGGGTACTTCACTT TGCATGAATTAACTTCTGTATCATTCATGTTAAAGGTTGATGAAAAAGGAATGAGGTGGTTTTACAGTGGTGATATAGGGAGATTTCATTCAGACGGTTGCCTCGAAATCATTGATCGCAAAAAGGATATTGTTAAATTGCAGCATGGAGAGTATGTCTCCTTGGGAAAG GTTGAGGCAGCTCTTAGTGTTAGCCCTTTTGTGGACAATATTATGTTGCATGCTGATCCTATCTACAATTACTGTGTGGCACTCGTCGTAGTTTCTCCATCTACTTTGGAAGATTGGGCCTCAAGTAAAGGCATAGCTTATTCAAATCTTTCAGAACTATGCAAGAGAGAAGACACTATGAAGGAGGTGCATGCGTCACTTGTAAAG GAAGGAAAGAAGGCTCGTTTGGAGAAATTTGAGATCCCTGCAAAAATTGAATTGCTTCCTGAACCATGGACTCCAGAGTCTGGTCTAGTCACTGCTGCGCTCAAGCTCAAAAGAGAAGCAATCAGAAAGGCTTTCCATGAAGTGCTTTTGAAATTATATGCTTAA